The region ATCTAGGAGCCTGGGTCAGACTCCCGGCTCGCTCAACCGCCGGAGATCGACGACAGAAAGATTACTTCGCTGTCGCGGCCGAGGGGCTCCAGGTAGGGATCGTTGTGGATATCGCCGTCGATCGCGACGGCCAGGCCCGAGCGCAGGCGATCGCCGAGTTC is a window of bacterium DNA encoding:
- a CDS encoding MoaD/ThiS family protein, whose product is MQRFTEGQQSIEIEARNVRELIEALERRFPELGDRLRSGLAVAIDGDIHNDPYLEPLGRDSEVIFLSSISGG